From a single Sinomonas atrocyanea genomic region:
- a CDS encoding bifunctional lysylphosphatidylglycerol flippase/synthetase MprF: MNGARRLAQAARAAARGGRRIPFTLAVIAVMWIAGIATGSILSGPPPAVLDVVGGDLGSLRSGQWWGAVTSIFFVTNPVAYLAATVVVGVLVAVAETAYGSLKAAALFFLGDFASVTAFFAVTQLARIGGDGWLGSMVDDPVLGPYPAALFTAMAAAPALGVLWRRRLRTAVVGIAAMLTLYVGHSETVLGLIGALLGIAASWWSAGWRHDSHLALPSVRERRNIVVVVVTLAAVGPVLTALTRSPSGPLALVRDMVLNPMPVFAQLEQDCGGVVDTACLQAAQPAFLSPEGYVTSLVPMAILLICAEGLRRGRKVALRLAIAVQLAVGALAVGYLALFVRMPPAPRGPRFTVLASGFLHLLPIALTAVALVAILWANRGLFPVETERGMRRRLGAVGGAVAGGLVVAYTLLWWQGGGLGRRESAWGLLAELVRQYLPSPIPSSYGALFRNRSGAELWLFVHSGLILWLVALVLAAVVVLRGRQSVGARDGSLQLARSLVRRGGGSLSWMTLWPPNRFWFDEHGTAGLAFQLHGRVALSVAGPIGEPERASAVVTEFIAHCARTALVPCFYSLPADLWPVLRARGFHRVEVAQETRLKVRELEFVGKEWQNVRTAVNRAAKLGVSAVWTRYHHLSPSQRQQLSALSEEWSAQKALPAMGFTLGGLDELDDPEVLLCLAVDAEGRIHGVTSWLPVYQESRIVGWTLDFMRRGPGAFPGVMEFLIASAVTELKGSVEWISLSGSPLAADPAGERAEVDAGDELLSRLLNAVGQALEPVYGFRSLAKFKSRFQPEYHALYMYYQDPLQLPAIGQALAQAYLPGLTMRHRMRLLRQMVS; this comes from the coding sequence GTGAACGGCGCCAGGAGGCTCGCCCAGGCCGCGCGGGCCGCCGCCCGCGGCGGCCGTCGCATCCCCTTCACCCTCGCAGTCATCGCCGTGATGTGGATCGCCGGCATCGCCACCGGGAGCATACTCTCCGGCCCGCCGCCGGCGGTGCTCGACGTGGTGGGCGGCGACCTCGGATCTCTGCGCTCCGGCCAGTGGTGGGGCGCCGTGACCTCGATCTTCTTCGTCACGAACCCGGTCGCCTACCTCGCCGCGACCGTGGTGGTGGGTGTGCTCGTCGCCGTGGCCGAGACGGCCTACGGTTCCCTCAAGGCCGCCGCCCTGTTCTTCCTCGGCGACTTCGCCTCCGTCACCGCGTTCTTCGCGGTCACCCAGCTGGCCCGGATCGGGGGCGACGGGTGGCTCGGCTCGATGGTCGACGACCCCGTGCTCGGACCCTATCCCGCCGCCCTGTTCACCGCAATGGCGGCCGCCCCCGCGCTCGGCGTCCTCTGGCGGCGCCGGCTGCGCACCGCCGTGGTGGGCATCGCCGCGATGCTCACGCTCTACGTGGGCCACTCCGAGACCGTGCTCGGCCTCATCGGCGCCCTGCTCGGCATCGCCGCCTCGTGGTGGTCCGCCGGCTGGCGGCACGACTCGCATCTGGCCCTGCCGTCCGTGCGCGAGCGGCGCAACATCGTGGTCGTCGTCGTCACCCTCGCGGCGGTGGGCCCGGTCCTCACGGCGCTGACACGGAGCCCGTCCGGGCCCCTCGCCCTCGTCCGCGACATGGTGCTCAACCCGATGCCCGTCTTCGCCCAGCTCGAGCAGGACTGCGGCGGAGTGGTCGACACCGCGTGCCTCCAGGCGGCGCAGCCGGCCTTCCTCTCGCCCGAGGGCTACGTGACCTCCCTCGTGCCGATGGCCATCCTCCTGATCTGCGCGGAAGGACTGCGGCGCGGGCGGAAGGTTGCGCTGCGCCTCGCGATCGCCGTCCAGCTCGCGGTCGGCGCCCTCGCGGTGGGCTACCTTGCGCTGTTCGTCAGGATGCCGCCTGCGCCGCGCGGGCCGCGGTTCACCGTGCTGGCCTCGGGCTTCCTGCACTTGCTGCCCATCGCCCTGACGGCGGTGGCCCTCGTGGCGATCCTGTGGGCCAACCGCGGCCTGTTCCCCGTGGAGACCGAGCGCGGCATGCGCCGGCGCCTCGGCGCCGTCGGCGGGGCCGTCGCGGGAGGCCTCGTCGTCGCCTACACGCTCCTGTGGTGGCAGGGCGGGGGACTGGGCCGGCGCGAGTCCGCGTGGGGGCTGCTCGCCGAGCTCGTCCGCCAGTACCTGCCCTCGCCCATCCCGAGCAGCTACGGCGCCCTCTTCCGGAACCGGAGCGGCGCGGAGCTCTGGCTCTTCGTCCACAGCGGCCTGATCCTGTGGCTCGTCGCGCTCGTCCTGGCGGCCGTCGTCGTGCTCCGCGGGCGGCAGTCTGTGGGGGCGAGGGACGGCAGCCTCCAGCTCGCCCGCAGCCTCGTGCGGCGCGGCGGCGGATCCCTGTCCTGGATGACGCTCTGGCCGCCCAACCGGTTCTGGTTCGACGAGCACGGGACCGCCGGGCTTGCCTTCCAGCTGCACGGGAGGGTTGCGCTCTCGGTGGCAGGGCCCATCGGGGAGCCGGAGCGCGCCTCGGCGGTCGTCACCGAGTTCATCGCCCACTGCGCCCGCACGGCGCTCGTGCCGTGCTTCTACTCCCTGCCCGCCGACCTGTGGCCCGTGCTGCGGGCGCGCGGATTCCACCGCGTCGAGGTCGCCCAGGAGACCCGCCTGAAGGTCCGCGAGCTCGAATTCGTCGGCAAGGAGTGGCAGAACGTCAGGACCGCCGTCAACCGGGCGGCGAAGCTGGGGGTCAGCGCCGTGTGGACCAGGTACCACCACCTCAGCCCGTCACAGCGCCAGCAGCTCAGCGCGCTCTCCGAGGAATGGTCCGCCCAGAAGGCCCTTCCCGCGATGGGGTTCACCCTCGGGGGCCTCGACGAACTCGACGACCCGGAAGTGCTCCTGTGCCTCGCAGTCGACGCCGAGGGGCGGATCCACGGCGTGACGAGCTGGCTGCCCGTGTACCAGGAGTCGCGGATCGTCGGATGGACGCTCGACTTCATGCGCCGCGGGCCCGGTGCCTTCCCCGGGGTCATGGAGTTCCTCATCGCCTCGGCCGTGACGGAGCTGAAGGGCAGCGTCGAATGGATCTCGCTGTCGGGCTCCCCGCTGGCTGCCGATCCCGCGGGGGAGCGGGCCGAGGTGGACGCCGGGGACGAGCTGCTCTCGAGGCTGCTCAACGCCGTGGGCCAGGCCCTCGAGCCGGTCTACGGCTTCCGCTCCCTCGCGAAGTTCAAGTCGCGCTTCCAGCCCGAATACCACGCGCTCTATATGTACTACCAGGACCCGCTGCAGCTCCCGGCCATCGGCCAGGCCCTCGCCCAGGCCTATCTCCCCGGCCTCACGATGCGGCACCGGATGCGCCTCCTGCGCCAGATGGTCAGCTAA
- a CDS encoding DUF2550 domain-containing protein yields the protein MDDSAIPFIVLAVVFVLLAALLCALGVRRVVLRRTLGTVDASISMASGPWRMGVCRYQDTELEWFNLLSLSPRARHRFTRSSLELLGRRSPTEAERTRVQADVVIVELAYQGASVRFAMDFNAYAGLASWLEAGPVIGIGTWR from the coding sequence ATGGACGACTCCGCCATTCCGTTCATCGTCCTGGCAGTGGTCTTCGTTCTCCTCGCAGCCCTGCTCTGTGCCCTCGGGGTGCGCCGCGTAGTCCTGCGGCGCACCCTGGGCACGGTCGATGCCTCCATCTCCATGGCCTCCGGGCCGTGGCGGATGGGGGTATGCCGTTATCAGGACACCGAGCTCGAATGGTTCAACCTCCTCTCCCTCAGCCCGCGCGCGCGGCACCGCTTCACGCGCAGCTCGCTGGAGCTCTTGGGGCGCCGATCGCCCACCGAGGCCGAGCGCACCAGGGTGCAGGCCGACGTCGTGATCGTCGAGCTGGCCTACCAGGGCGCGAGCGTGCGCTTCGCCATGGACTTCAACGCCTACGCTGGCCTCGCCTCGTGGCTCGAGGCCGGACCTGTCATCGGCATCGGGACGTGGCGCTGA
- a CDS encoding F0F1 ATP synthase subunit epsilon → MAELEVEIVAADHFVWSGPAKMVKARTADGEIGILPGHTPVLAIMHAGDIVIEPVSGSRITATVDGGFFSVDSDRVVIVADNAQIGESAAGTR, encoded by the coding sequence ATGGCTGAGCTCGAGGTCGAGATCGTCGCGGCGGACCACTTCGTGTGGTCCGGCCCGGCGAAGATGGTCAAGGCCCGCACGGCGGACGGTGAGATCGGGATCCTTCCCGGCCACACCCCCGTCCTGGCGATCATGCATGCGGGCGACATTGTGATCGAGCCGGTCTCCGGCTCGCGGATCACGGCGACGGTGGACGGCGGCTTCTTCTCCGTCGATTCCGACCGGGTCGTGATCGTCGCCGACAACGCCCAGATCGGCGAATCGGCCGCGGGGACCCGTTAG
- the atpD gene encoding F0F1 ATP synthase subunit beta has translation MTATASEAVATAGATGRIARVIGPVVDVEFPADAIPEIYNALTTTITLGDHTREITFETAQHLGDNLVRAISLQATDGLVRGTKVVDTGAPISVPVGDGVKGHIFNVLGKPLDVAESEIQAADHWPIHRKAPSFAQLEGSTEMLETGIKVIDLLTPYIKGGKIGLFGGAGVGKTVLIQEMITRVARNFGGTSVFAGVGERTREGNDLWVEMDEAGVLKDTALVFGQMDEPPGTRLRVALSALTMAEYFRDVQNQDVLLFIDNIFRFTQAGSEVSTLLGRMPSAVGYQPNLADEMGLLQERITSTRGHSITSMQAIYVPADDYTDPAPATTFAHLDATTELSREIASRGLYPAVDPLTSTSRILDPQYIGQDHYDTAVRVKQILQKNKELQDIIAILGVDELSEEDKIVVARARRIQQFLSQNTYTAKQFTGVEGSTVSIKDTIEGFKAICDGELDHIAEQAFFNVGGLDDVERNWAKIQDQTK, from the coding sequence ATGACTGCCACTGCCTCTGAAGCGGTTGCGACCGCTGGCGCGACGGGCCGCATTGCCCGCGTGATCGGGCCGGTTGTCGACGTCGAGTTCCCGGCCGACGCGATCCCGGAGATCTACAACGCGCTGACGACCACGATCACCCTCGGCGACCACACGCGCGAGATCACGTTCGAGACCGCCCAGCACCTCGGCGACAACCTCGTGCGCGCGATCTCCCTGCAGGCCACCGACGGCCTCGTCCGCGGCACCAAGGTCGTCGACACCGGCGCCCCGATCTCGGTCCCCGTCGGCGACGGCGTCAAGGGCCACATCTTCAACGTCCTCGGGAAGCCGCTCGACGTCGCCGAGTCGGAGATCCAGGCCGCCGACCACTGGCCGATCCACCGCAAGGCCCCCTCCTTCGCCCAGCTCGAGGGCTCCACCGAGATGCTGGAGACCGGCATCAAGGTCATCGACCTGCTCACCCCGTACATCAAGGGTGGCAAGATCGGCCTGTTCGGCGGCGCCGGCGTCGGCAAGACCGTGCTCATCCAGGAGATGATCACCCGTGTGGCCCGCAACTTCGGCGGCACGTCCGTGTTCGCCGGCGTGGGCGAGCGCACCCGCGAGGGCAACGACCTCTGGGTCGAGATGGACGAGGCAGGGGTGCTCAAGGACACCGCCCTCGTGTTCGGCCAGATGGACGAGCCCCCGGGCACGCGCCTGCGCGTCGCGCTCTCGGCCCTGACCATGGCGGAGTACTTCCGCGATGTCCAGAACCAGGACGTGCTGCTCTTCATCGACAACATCTTCCGCTTCACCCAGGCGGGCTCCGAGGTGTCGACGCTGCTCGGCCGCATGCCCTCCGCCGTGGGCTACCAGCCGAACCTCGCCGACGAGATGGGCCTCCTCCAGGAGCGCATCACGTCGACGCGCGGCCACTCGATCACGTCGATGCAGGCCATCTACGTCCCGGCCGACGACTACACCGACCCGGCTCCGGCGACGACGTTCGCGCACCTCGACGCGACGACCGAGCTCTCGCGTGAGATCGCCTCGCGCGGCCTGTACCCGGCCGTCGACCCGCTGACGTCGACCTCGCGCATCCTCGACCCGCAGTACATCGGTCAGGACCACTACGACACCGCCGTGCGGGTCAAGCAGATCCTCCAGAAGAACAAGGAGCTGCAGGACATCATCGCGATCCTCGGTGTCGACGAGCTGTCCGAAGAGGACAAGATCGTGGTGGCCCGTGCGCGCCGCATCCAGCAGTTCCTCTCGCAGAACACCTACACCGCGAAGCAGTTCACCGGTGTCGAGGGCTCGACCGTGTCCATCAAGGACACCATCGAGGGCTTCAAGGCCATCTGCGACGGCGAGCTGGACCACATCGCCGAGCAGGCGTTCTTCAACGTCGGCGGCCTCGACGACGTCGAGCGCAACTGGGCGAAGATCCAGGACCAGACCAAGTAG
- a CDS encoding F0F1 ATP synthase subunit gamma: MGAQIRVYRQKIASTSSMRKMFKAMELIATSRIGKARARVAASLPYANAITRAVSAVSSSSEIDHPLTTEPTQVRRAAVLVLTADRGQAGAYSASIMKQAESLAELLRSEGKEIATYLVGRKGQAYFDFRNRPYERVWTGNTDNPEFATAKEISRVLLDAFATAYEDGGVDEIHVVYTQFKSMVVQVPTVIRLLPLEVVEEEAKDAKEILPLYEYEPEPEQVLDALLPRYIESRIFAAMLQAAASELASRQRAMKNAGDNATELIKKYTRLRNTARQAEITQELTEIIAGADALSA, from the coding sequence ATGGGAGCCCAGATCCGGGTCTACCGCCAGAAGATTGCCTCGACGTCGTCGATGCGCAAGATGTTCAAGGCGATGGAGCTGATTGCTACCTCCCGCATCGGCAAGGCGCGCGCCCGCGTGGCCGCCTCCCTGCCGTACGCGAATGCCATTACCCGCGCCGTTTCTGCTGTCTCCTCTTCGTCCGAGATCGACCACCCGCTGACCACCGAGCCCACCCAGGTGCGGCGCGCGGCGGTGCTGGTCCTCACGGCAGACCGAGGCCAGGCCGGCGCCTACTCGGCCAGCATCATGAAGCAGGCCGAGTCCCTGGCCGAGCTCCTCCGCTCTGAGGGCAAGGAGATCGCCACCTACCTGGTGGGCCGCAAGGGCCAGGCCTACTTCGACTTCCGCAACCGCCCCTACGAGCGGGTGTGGACCGGCAACACGGACAACCCCGAGTTCGCGACGGCCAAGGAGATCAGCCGCGTGCTGCTCGACGCCTTCGCGACCGCATACGAGGACGGCGGGGTCGACGAGATCCACGTCGTCTACACCCAGTTCAAGTCGATGGTGGTGCAGGTGCCCACCGTGATCCGGCTGCTTCCCCTCGAGGTCGTCGAGGAGGAGGCGAAGGACGCGAAGGAGATCCTGCCCCTCTACGAGTACGAGCCCGAGCCCGAGCAGGTGCTCGACGCGCTGCTGCCGCGGTACATCGAATCGCGGATCTTCGCGGCGATGCTCCAGGCCGCGGCGAGCGAGCTCGCCTCCCGCCAGCGCGCCATGAAGAACGCCGGCGACAACGCGACCGAGCTCATCAAGAAGTACACGCGGCTGCGCAACACCGCCCGCCAGGCGGAGATCACGCAGGAGCTGACGGAGATCATCGCCGGCGCCGACGCGCTCAGCGCCTGA
- the atpA gene encoding F0F1 ATP synthase subunit alpha: MAELTINADDVRSALNDFAASYQPGTAERVEVGRVTSAGDGIARVEGLPSVMANELLRFEDGTLGLAQNLDVREIGVIVLGDFGGIEEGQEVHRTGQILSVPVGDAFLGRVVDPLGAPIDDLGPIAAEATRALELQAPGVTQRKSVHEPMQTGLKAIDAMIPIGRGQRQLIIGDRQTGKTAIAVDTIINQKANWASGDVTKQVRCIYVAIGQKASTIAAVRQTLEDHGALEYTTIVASPASDPAGFKYLAPYAGSAIGQHWMYGGKHVLIIFDDLSKQAEAYRAVSLLLRRPPGREAYPGDVFYLHSRLLERCAKLSDELGAGSMTGLPIIETKANDVSAYIPTNVISITDGQIFLQSDLFNANQRPAVDVGISVSRVGGAAQVKSMKSVSGTLKLDLAQYRDMQAFAMFASDLDAASRQQLTRGARLMELLKQGQYSPFPVEEQVVSIWAGTRGYLDDVPVEDVRRFEADFLDYLKRKTSILTTLAQTGKLEDDTVEALKTAVTEFKKGFFGQGDSLLVGAGHEEHDALAEGDVNQEKIVKQKR, encoded by the coding sequence ATGGCCGAATTGACCATCAATGCCGACGACGTCCGCAGCGCGCTGAACGACTTCGCGGCTTCCTACCAGCCCGGCACGGCTGAGCGCGTCGAGGTCGGCCGCGTCACCTCCGCCGGAGACGGCATCGCCCGTGTCGAGGGGCTTCCCTCGGTCATGGCGAACGAACTCCTCCGGTTCGAGGACGGCACCCTGGGCCTGGCCCAGAACCTCGACGTCCGCGAGATCGGCGTCATCGTCCTCGGTGACTTCGGCGGCATCGAGGAGGGCCAGGAGGTGCACCGCACCGGCCAGATCCTCTCCGTGCCCGTCGGCGACGCCTTCCTCGGACGCGTCGTGGACCCGCTCGGCGCCCCCATCGACGATCTGGGCCCGATCGCGGCGGAGGCTACCCGCGCGCTCGAGCTCCAGGCGCCGGGCGTGACCCAGCGCAAGTCGGTCCACGAGCCGATGCAGACCGGCCTCAAGGCCATCGACGCGATGATCCCGATCGGGCGCGGCCAGCGCCAGCTCATCATCGGCGACCGTCAGACGGGCAAGACCGCCATCGCGGTGGACACGATCATCAACCAGAAGGCGAACTGGGCCTCGGGCGATGTCACCAAGCAGGTCCGCTGCATCTACGTCGCGATCGGCCAGAAGGCCTCGACGATCGCCGCCGTGCGCCAGACCCTCGAGGACCACGGTGCCCTCGAGTACACGACGATCGTCGCCTCCCCGGCGTCCGATCCCGCCGGCTTCAAGTACCTTGCCCCCTACGCCGGCTCGGCCATCGGCCAGCACTGGATGTACGGCGGCAAGCACGTCCTCATCATCTTCGATGACCTCTCGAAGCAGGCCGAGGCGTACCGCGCGGTTTCGCTGCTCCTCCGCCGCCCGCCGGGCCGCGAGGCGTACCCGGGCGACGTGTTCTACCTGCACTCCCGCCTCCTCGAGCGCTGCGCGAAGCTCTCGGACGAGCTCGGTGCAGGCTCGATGACCGGCCTGCCGATCATCGAGACGAAGGCGAACGACGTCTCGGCGTACATCCCGACCAACGTCATCTCCATCACCGACGGGCAGATCTTCCTGCAGTCCGACCTGTTCAACGCCAACCAGCGTCCCGCGGTCGACGTCGGCATCTCGGTCTCCCGCGTCGGCGGCGCCGCGCAGGTGAAGTCGATGAAGTCGGTCTCCGGCACGCTGAAGCTGGACCTCGCCCAGTACCGCGACATGCAGGCGTTCGCGATGTTCGCGTCCGACCTCGACGCGGCGTCCCGCCAGCAGCTCACCCGTGGCGCCCGCCTCATGGAGCTGCTCAAGCAGGGCCAGTACTCGCCGTTCCCGGTCGAGGAGCAGGTCGTGTCCATCTGGGCCGGTACGCGCGGCTACCTCGACGACGTCCCCGTCGAGGACGTGCGCCGCTTCGAGGCTGACTTCTTGGACTACCTCAAGCGCAAGACGTCGATCCTGACGACGCTGGCCCAGACGGGCAAGCTCGAGGACGACACCGTCGAGGCCCTCAAGACCGCCGTCACGGAGTTCAAGAAGGGCTTCTTCGGCCAGGGCGACAGCCTGCTGGTCGGCGCCGGGCACGAGGAGCACGATGCTCTTGCCGAAGGCGACGTCAACCAGGAAAAGATCGTCAAGCAGAAGCGCTGA
- a CDS encoding F0F1 ATP synthase subunit delta produces MAGASSESLAAALADLETTLPTASLSLARELFGILAVLDGSAGLRRALTDPSREGAEKSALVHSLLDGKASGEAVEITAKLAASRWAGARDISDALETIASTVACAVAEQGAGTASGLSGLEKLQNDLFAFNNTVEGNHELQAALTEQQASPEARRTLALRLVPEASEEARLLIGQAVSAPRGAKPTALVEKFASLAAGRQKRWIADVAVARPLGEGQLKRLQDGLNTLYGRELKINTTVEPSLVGGLRVTVGDEVLDASTVTRLGDLRRQLAAQAR; encoded by the coding sequence ATGGCAGGAGCATCGAGCGAATCGCTGGCCGCCGCGCTGGCGGACCTGGAGACTACGCTGCCCACGGCCTCGCTGTCGCTGGCGCGGGAGCTCTTCGGCATCCTCGCCGTCCTCGACGGCTCCGCCGGGCTTCGGCGCGCGCTGACCGACCCGTCCCGTGAGGGCGCGGAGAAGTCGGCCCTCGTGCACAGCCTGCTGGACGGCAAGGCCTCGGGCGAGGCCGTGGAGATCACGGCCAAGCTCGCCGCCTCGCGGTGGGCCGGCGCGCGCGACATCAGCGATGCGCTCGAGACCATCGCCTCGACCGTGGCATGCGCCGTGGCCGAGCAGGGCGCGGGGACCGCGAGCGGACTCAGCGGGCTGGAGAAGCTCCAGAACGACCTGTTCGCGTTCAACAACACCGTCGAGGGTAACCACGAGCTCCAGGCCGCCCTGACCGAGCAGCAGGCCTCCCCGGAGGCCCGGCGCACCCTCGCCCTGCGGCTCGTGCCGGAGGCGTCCGAGGAGGCCCGGCTGCTCATCGGCCAGGCGGTGTCCGCCCCGCGCGGCGCCAAGCCGACGGCCCTCGTGGAGAAGTTCGCGTCCCTCGCCGCTGGCCGCCAGAAGCGCTGGATCGCCGACGTCGCCGTCGCGCGTCCTCTGGGCGAGGGGCAGCTGAAGCGGCTCCAGGATGGGCTCAACACCCTCTACGGGCGCGAGCTGAAGATCAACACGACCGTGGAACCCTCGCTCGTCGGCGGCCTCCGCGTGACGGTCGGCGACGAGGTGCTCGATGCCTCGACGGTGACGCGGCTCGGCGACCTGCGACGTCAGCTGGCCGCCCAGGCACGCTGA
- a CDS encoding F0F1 ATP synthase subunit B: MHQFIVSAATEGAQSPLMPSWWEILVVAVGFAVLLFIVVKFVVPAFEKTFAERAEAIEGGIAKAEKAQAEASAALEEYKQQLTDARTEANRIREEARAEGAQILAELKEKAAAEAARITEQAHVQIEAERQQAVASLRSEVGTLATTLAGRIVGESLDDDARAARVVDRFLDELESQNAGAAK; the protein is encoded by the coding sequence ATGCATCAGTTCATTGTTAGCGCCGCCACCGAGGGCGCCCAGAGCCCGCTCATGCCGAGCTGGTGGGAAATCCTGGTCGTTGCTGTCGGCTTCGCCGTCCTGCTCTTCATCGTGGTCAAGTTCGTCGTTCCCGCGTTCGAGAAGACGTTCGCGGAGCGCGCCGAGGCCATCGAGGGGGGCATCGCCAAGGCAGAGAAGGCCCAGGCGGAGGCGTCCGCAGCCCTCGAGGAGTACAAGCAGCAGCTCACCGACGCCCGCACCGAGGCCAACCGCATCCGCGAAGAGGCCCGCGCCGAGGGCGCCCAGATCCTCGCCGAGCTCAAGGAGAAGGCTGCCGCCGAGGCCGCCCGCATCACCGAGCAGGCGCACGTCCAGATCGAGGCCGAGCGCCAGCAGGCTGTTGCGTCGCTGCGCTCCGAGGTGGGCACCCTGGCCACGACCCTGGCCGGCCGGATCGTCGGTGAGTCCCTCGACGACGATGCGCGTGCCGCCCGTGTGGTGGACCGCTTCCTCGACGAGCTGGAGTCCCAGAACGCAGGTGCGGCGAAGTAA
- the atpE gene encoding ATP synthase F0 subunit C yields MTGNLNLVGYGLSAIGGAIGVGLVFAAYINGVARQPEAQRVLQPIAFLGLALTEALAILGLVFAFVL; encoded by the coding sequence ATGACCGGCAACCTCAACCTCGTCGGCTACGGTCTCTCCGCCATCGGCGGTGCCATCGGCGTGGGTCTCGTCTTTGCGGCCTACATCAATGGCGTGGCCCGCCAGCCGGAGGCGCAGCGCGTGCTCCAGCCGATCGCCTTCCTCGGCCTTGCGCTCACCGAGGCGCTCGCGATCCTCGGCCTCGTGTTCGCCTTCGTTCTCTGA
- the atpB gene encoding F0F1 ATP synthase subunit A, producing the protein MTPLTLPAEDSGAFTPPTLEDMHLPAIFPWGAHEGFSKQMLMVLLSVVFIAWFFIAASRKGQLVPGKLQFAGEYLYGFVRNSIGKDIIGGKDFMKFVPLLFALFFFILVNNIYGAIPFFQLPTMSHVGGAYFLAALVYVTWIGVGLKKFGARFLKLTVVPAGVPWYILPIVVPIEIISNFIVRPMTHSLRLFATMLAGHLVVALAGSGIAFLIAQESVVLKGTSLLVLVGATAMYMLEALIMVLQAYVFTLLTAIYIQGALHADAH; encoded by the coding sequence TTGACCCCGCTCACGCTTCCGGCCGAAGACTCCGGCGCCTTCACCCCGCCCACCCTCGAGGACATGCACCTCCCGGCCATCTTCCCCTGGGGCGCGCACGAGGGCTTCTCGAAGCAGATGCTCATGGTCCTGCTCTCCGTCGTCTTCATCGCCTGGTTCTTCATCGCGGCCTCCCGCAAGGGCCAGCTGGTCCCCGGCAAGCTCCAGTTCGCCGGGGAGTACCTCTACGGGTTCGTGCGCAACTCGATCGGCAAGGACATCATCGGCGGCAAGGACTTCATGAAGTTCGTGCCCCTGCTCTTCGCGCTGTTCTTCTTCATCCTCGTGAACAACATCTACGGCGCGATCCCGTTCTTCCAGCTGCCCACGATGTCCCACGTCGGCGGCGCGTACTTCCTCGCGGCGCTCGTCTACGTGACGTGGATCGGCGTCGGCCTGAAGAAGTTCGGCGCGCGGTTCCTCAAGCTCACCGTGGTCCCCGCGGGGGTGCCGTGGTACATCCTGCCGATCGTCGTCCCGATCGAGATCATCTCGAACTTCATCGTCCGCCCGATGACGCACAGCCTCCGTCTCTTCGCGACCATGCTCGCCGGCCACCTCGTGGTCGCGCTGGCGGGGTCCGGCATCGCGTTCCTCATCGCGCAGGAGAGCGTGGTCCTCAAGGGGACGTCGCTGCTCGTGCTCGTCGGCGCGACCGCGATGTACATGCTCGAGGCGCTGATCATGGTGCTGCAGGCGTACGTCTTCACGCTTCTGACTGCCATCTACATCCAGGGCGCGCTCCACGCGGACGCCCACTGA
- a CDS encoding AtpZ/AtpI family protein — MPEDTTPQQGPVEPSGDGGYNSGMAVFSYVIGGIVVWSLIGWGLDNLLKTRWLVLAGALVGIAGGIYLTMKHGLFTHRTGPAEHQGPGDDAEADRR; from the coding sequence GTGCCTGAGGACACCACGCCCCAGCAGGGCCCCGTCGAGCCTTCCGGCGACGGCGGCTACAACTCCGGAATGGCCGTCTTCAGCTATGTGATTGGCGGGATCGTTGTCTGGAGTTTGATAGGGTGGGGGCTGGACAATCTCCTGAAAACGCGCTGGCTTGTGCTCGCTGGCGCTCTGGTGGGGATTGCCGGCGGCATCTACCTGACCATGAAGCATGGGCTCTTCACGCACCGAACGGGCCCCGCTGAGCATCAGGGCCCAGGCGATGACGCCGAGGCGGACCGTCGCTGA